GTTCGTCGGGTGGGCTGTCTTGATGCGTAACGCGGTTCGCATGGCTGTGGGCACGTTGACGGTTCTTCCGGTCCCCGCGCCCAGCGTGATCGACGCGCGTGTGGCTCGCGGGGCGATGTTGCTGGCGCCCCTGGCGGTGTTGCCGCTGGCCGCCGCCGGGGCGTTGCTCACCCTGGTGCCGCTGCCCGCGCTGCCGGTGGCCGCGCTCGCGCTGGGGGTGGTCACGCTCGGCAGCCGGGGCCTGCACCTGGACGGGCTGTCCGACACCGCGGACGGGCTGGCCGCTTCCTACGACCGCGAGCGCGCGCTGACCATCATGCGCAAGGGCGATTCCGGCCCGAGCGGGGTGGCCACGCTGGTCATCACCCTGATTGTCCAATGTGGAGCCCTGGCGGGCGCGATCGGCGCCGGGCACGGGGTTTTTGCCGTGCTGGTGGCGGTGCCGGCGGGACGTGTGCTGCTGGCGGCCGGTTGTGCGCGCGGAGTGCCGTCGGCCAGGCCGGAGGGCTTGGGCGCCACCGTGGCGGGATCGGTCCCGGTGCCCGGTGCGGTCATTTCGGTGGTGCTGTGCGCCGGACTCGCGGCCTGGGGTGGCACCTTCGCCGGTTTGCCGTGGTGGCAAGGGCTTCTCGCGGTGCTCGCGGCGGTGTGCGCGGGCGGACTGCTGCTGTGGCGGTGCGTCAAACGACTCGGCGGCATCACCGGCGACGTCCTCGGGGCGTGCGTGGAAACCGGCGTCACCGCGGCGTTGCTGGTTCTTTCAACGTAGTCACGACCTCTGCGAGCCGGTGCCAATACGACGGAGGCGCTCGCGGGCCTCGTTCTCCGTCAGCGAGGTGACGGGCTGCCCGACCGAATGCTGATACTTGGCGTCGTAAGCCCTGGTCCACACGCCGGCCGCCCACGACCGCTTGAGTTCGTCGGCGCTGAACTCCCGGCCCCGCGCCCGGCAATACGCGTCGAGAAACCGCTCGGTGTCCTCGACGGTGGCCAGTTCGTCCGCGTTGACGGTCGAATACAGCGCGGCGGCGAAGCCGACCAGGACGGCTTCGCTCTCAGCGATCAGGCTGTCCCAGTCATGCACCACCAGCAGCGTGTCCGCGCTCCAGCGCAGGTTTCCGGCAAGCCAGTCGCAGTGCCCGATCACGGCTTCGGATTCGCTGTCCCGAAGCCGGTCACGGGCACGGCGCCCGGCCTCGTCGATCCACTCCGGACCGGTCACCTCGTTGAGGTTGACCTCAGGGTCTTCTCCCGGGTACGGCCAGAGTCCGTCCGCGGTGTGGTTCCAGTCCGCCCACGACGGCACCGGGTCGAGCGTGGACACCTCGGCAGGCCGAGGGGCCAGCCGGATCAGCCTCGCGAACGCCTCGGCGAAGGCTTCGGCCGCGTGGTCCGCGCTCGGGAGCACCGCACCGCCGGGGACGTAGGCCTCCGCGGTGGCGACGTCCTCACCGAAAGGCTCGGCGCCGGTCAGCGGCCGGGGGCACGGATAACCGGCCTGGAACAGGCGGCGCTGGACTTCGACACAGGCCGCGATCCGCGGCGAGTCCGGACGAACCTTGACCACGACCTCGCGGTCGTCAGCCAGCCTCAGCCCGATGACGGCGGACAGGTGCCCGGAACTGAACATCTCCTCCACCGGCGGGCTGCCCAGATGCTGCTCGCACCACCGGGCAAGGAGGACGGGATCCACGGCACGCGAGCGAGTTGACACCGGAGCATCCTCACATGCGCCGCGGCGTTGTCAATTCCTTCAACGTAGTCAGGAAATCCGTCATGACCGGCCGGGAACGCACGGCGATGCGCAACCAGTCCGGGCCGAGGCCGGGGAAGGTGTCGGCCCGGCGCACCGCGTAGCCCCGCTCGCGCAACCGTTCCCGAAGCCGGGCGCCGTTCCGGAATTCGCCGAGCACAAAGGGCGCCCGCGGCACTCCGTGCACCCCCACGCCGAGTTCTCGTAGTCCGGTGAGCAGGAACTCGCGGTCCGCTTCGGCGGCGACGGCCAGTTCGTCGGCCTGCTTCACCGCCTCGGGACGGCAGCAGGCCACCACGGCGACCGCCGCCGGCGCGGAGACCGACCACGGCGGCTGCACCGCGCGCAACCGGTCGATCAGCTCCGGCGGCCCGAGCACGTACCCGGCGCGCAGGCCCGCGATGCCCCACGTCTTGGTCAGGCTGCGGATCACCAGCAACCCCGGCACCGGCTCTCCCGCCAGCGACTCCGGCTCGCCCGGTACCGAATCGAGGAACGCCTCGTCCACCACGACCACCCGGCCGGGACGGCACAGCGCGCGCAGGGCGTCGGCCGGGTGCAGCACCGACGTCGGATTCGTCGGATTGCCGACCACCACCAGGTCGGCGTCCTCGGGGACCGGGCCGAGCACGAACCCGTCCTCCGGCCGCAGCAGCACCCGCGAGACGGGCACCTCCGCGGCCAGCAAAGCGGCCTCCGGCTCGGTGAACTGCGGATGCACCACGCACGCCCGACGCGCGCCCAGTCCACGCGCGACCAGGGTGAACGCCTCGGCGGCGCCGGAGGTCACCAGCACCTCGGACGCGGACCGGCCGTGCCGCGCGGCCACCGCCTCTCTCGCCTCGGTGGCGTCGGGATAGGCGGCCAGGCGGGGCAGCGCGGCGGCGAGTTCGGCGATCAGCCAAGCGGGCGGTTCCGACAGCCGCACGTTGACCGCGAGATCGACCAGCCCCGGCCCGACCTCACGATCGCCGTGGTGCCACAGGTCAACCACGGCGCACCGCGCGGGCGAAGGCGGCGGCCCTTTCCGGGTGCCCCGCCCAGTGGACGTGCAGGTAGGAGGCGTTCAGCGTGGGCGACGAGTACCCGTGGTCAGCGTCGTTCCACCGCCACGCGGCGGCGAACGGCCCGTCCGGCACCACCTCGGTCCGGTGGAACTCGTGCCCGGTCACCTGCTCCCCGCGCGCGGCGAGCAGGTTGTCCGCGGCGGCCGTCGCCGTGCGGTAACCGAGCGCGCCACGGGCGGTCATCCTGGTCGTCGCCGGGAGCACGCCGGTCATCGGCAGACCGTCCAGTTCGCGGCAGAGGTACAGCAGCCCGGCGCATTCGGCGACCACGGGCAGTCCGCCGGAGACCGCCGCGGCGACCTGGTCACGCAGGGACTTGTTGGCGGACAAGGCTTCCGCGTGCACCTCGGGAAAACCACCGCCGAAGTACAATCCCGCGCAGCCTTCCGGCAACCGGGTGTCGTTGATCGGGTCGAGGTCCACCAGATCGACCCCGAGCGCGGCCAGCACCTCGCCGGTTTCGGCGTACCGGAAGGAGAACGCCTCACCCCCGGCCGCCGCCACCACGGCACGCGGACCGGGCACGGGCTCCGGCGGCGACCACGGTTCCGCCGGCACACCTGGAGCTTCACGAGCCGCGCGCACCACGGCTTCGATGTCCACACCGGACTCGATCCAGGCGGCGAGCCGGTCCACCATCACCGCGCCTTCGCGGGCGCGTTCGGCCATCGGCACCAGCCCGAGGTGACGGCTCGGCGAATGCACGTCGTCGGACCGCCGCAGCGCGCCCAGCACCGGCACCCCGGTCTTCCCGATCGCCTCACGGATCTCGCGCTCGTGCCGGTCGGATCCGAGCTTGTTGAGAATCACTCCGGCCAGCCTCACCCGGGGGTCGAAATGGGCGAACCCGTAGACGGTCGCGGCCACACTGCGACTCGCCGCGCTCGCGTCGACCACCAGCACCACGGGCGCGTCCACCAGCCGTGCGACGTGCGCGGTCGAGGCGAAGCCCTCGGTGCCCAGCGCGCCGTCGAACAAGCCCATCACGCCTTCGATCACCGCGATCTCGGCACCCGCCGCCCCGTGCAGCAGCAGCGGCGCGACCAGGTCCTCGCTCTGCAAGTACGGGTCGAGGTTGCGGCCGGGGCGCCCGGTGGCCAGCGCGTGGTAACTCGGATCGATGTAGTCCGGCCCCACCTTGTGCCCGGACACCGCGAACCCGCGCCGCCGCAACGCCGCCATCAGCCCGGACGCCACGGTCGTCTTGCCGTGCCCCGAAGCCGGAGCCGCGACCACCAGCCGCGGCAGGGTCACCATTCGATTCCTCGCTGGCCCTTCTGGCCCGCGTCCATCGGGTGCTTCACCTTGGTCATCTCCACCACGAGGTCCGCGGCCTCGATCAGCTCCGGCGGCGCGTTGCGCCCGGTGATCACCACGTGCTGGCGGCCCGGCCGGTCGCGCAGCACGTCGACCACCTCGCGCACGTCGATCCAGCCCCAGTGCAGCGGGTAGTTGAACTCGTCGAGCACGTAGAAGTCGTGCCGCCCGGCGGCGATCCGGCGGGCGATCTCGGCCCAGCCCTCACGCGCGTTGGCCGCGTGGTCCTCCTCGGTGCCCGCCTTGCGGGACCAGCTCCAGCCCTCGCCCATCTTGTGCCACTCGACCGGCCCGCCCTGCCCGGTGTTCGTGTGCACCTCACCGAGCGCCCGCAGCGCGGCTTCCTCGCCGACCTTCCACTTCGCCGACTTGACGAACTGGAACACGCCGATCGACCAGCCCTGGTTCCACGCGCGCAGCGCCATGCCGAAGGCCGCGGTGGACTTTCCCTTCATCGCGCCGGTGTGCACGATCAGCAGCGGCCGGTTGCGGCGCTGCCGGGTGGTCAGGCCGTCGTCCGGCACGTACTCCGGTTTTCCCTTGGGCATCAGGCGGCCCGTCCCGTCCGCGCGCGGACCGCACCCGCCAGCGAGTCCGCGGCCACCTCACCCAGCGGCACGTGCTCCGCGCCCATTCGCGTGGCCAGCTCCCCGGCCAGGCCGAGCCGCATGCGCCCGCTCTCGCAGTCCATCACCACCGACGCGATGCCCTGCCGCGCGATCAGGTCCGCGGCGGCGTGCGCCCTGGCGACGGCGTTCGAGCCGCTGGTCGCGCGGCCGTCGGTGACCACCACCAGCAGCGGACGGCGGCGAGGGTCGCGAATGGACTCCACGCGCAACGCCTCGGCCGCGCGCAGCAAACCTTCGGCCAGCGGGGTGCGCCCGCCGGTGGGCAGCGATTCGAGGCGGGACGCGGCCGCGTCCACGCTGATCGTCGGCGGCAGCGCCAGCTCGGCGGCCGACGCGCGGAAGGTGACCAGGCCGACCTTGTCGCGCCGCTGGTAGGCGTCCAGCAGCAGGGACAGCACGGCCGCCTTGACCTCGCTCATCCGCGACCGCGCGCCCATCGAGCCCGAGGAGTCCACGCAGAACAGCACCAGATTGCCTTCGCGCCCCTCGCGCAGGGCGAACCGCAGGTCGCGGGAGCGCAGTTCGAGACCGGCGCCGGAGCGGCCGCGTGCCCGCTGGTGCGGGGCCGCGGCCAGCACGGTCGCCGGAAGGTGCGGGCGGCCTTCGCGCACGCTGGGCGGTTTGACGCCGATGGTGCGGCCGCCGTCGGTGAGCGAGCGCGACCGGCGGCCGTGCGCACCCTCCCCTGTTCCGTCCACGGTGAACAGACGAGCGCGGAACGGCTGCCCGGCACCGACCGTCTGCTGTGGACCTTGCGGAGCCTGCTGCTGTTCGGATTCCTGTTGCCGCGGCTCGCTTTCGACGGACGGCTCCGGCGGGGCGCCGGAACCGGGGCCGTCATCGTCCGGTCCGTCGGTCGGCGGTTCGGGTTCGGGTTCGGCGTCGCGCAGCGCTTGGTCCAGCTGGTCTTCGTCGATGCCGGGCGCGTCGAACGGGTTGCGGCGACGGCGATGCGGCAGCGCCAGCCGTGCCGCCACCCGAATGTCCTCTGTGGTCACTTCGGTGCGGCCGGACCAGGCCGCGTGCGCGGCGGCGGTCCGCGCGGTGACGATGTCCGCGCGCATGCCGTCGACGTCGAAGGAGGCGCAGACCTCGGCGATCTGCAGCAACGCGGCGTCGCCGATGGTGACCGCGGGCAGGCCGCGGCGGGCGTCGGCGATCCGCACCGCCAGCGCGGCTTCGGCTTCGTCGTAACGGGAGGCGAAACCGTCGGGATCGGCTTCGTAGGCCAGGCGCCGCCGCACCACCTCGACGCGCTCGGACGGCTCCCGGCTGGTGCGCACCTCGACGGTCAGCCCGAACCGGTCCAGCAGCTGCGGCCGGAGTTCGCCCTCCTCCGGGTTCATCGTCCCGATCAGCACGAACCGCGAGGCGTGCGAGACCGAAACGCCTTCGCGCTCCACGGTCGCGCGCCCCATCGCCGCCGCGTCCAGCAGCGCGTCGACCAGGTGGTCGTGCAACAGGTTGACCTCGTCGACGTAGAGCAGTCCGCGGTGCGCGGCGGCAAGCAACCCCGGCTGGTAGCCGGTGACACCTTCGCCGAGCGCGCGTTCGAGGTCGAGCGAGCCGATCACGCGGTCTTCGGCGGCACCGACGGGCAGTTCGACCAGCCGGGCCGGGCGGCGCTCGGCCGGTGCGCCCGCGTCGTGCGGGCCGTCCGGGCAGGCGGGGTCGGGGGCGGCGGGATCACACGAGAACCGGCAGCCGGTCACCACGTCCACCGGCGGCAGCAGCCCGGCCAGCGCGCGCACCATGGTCGACTTCGCGGTGCCCTTCTCGCCGCGGACCAGCACCCCGCCGATGGCCGGGGACACCGCTGACAGCACCAGCGCCAGTCGCAGGTCGGCCAGGCCGACCACCGCGGTGAACGGGAACGCCCGCATGCACAACTCCCAACGCCTGCGCGAGAAAACAGCCGTCGCCGATCATCGCACAGCGAAACGCCGCCGAAGACGTGAGAAGTCTGACCCCGCGCGCGCCGCCTGCCGGGTTTACCGTCAACCACCGTGCACATCACGGTGGTAGGAGTAGGCGCCGACGGCTGGGCCGGGCTCACCGGTCCGGCGCGCGCGGCGGTGGAAGCCGCCGAGGTGCTCATCGGCGGCCCACGCCAGCTGGACCTGATGCCGGGCAACCGCGCGGTCAAGGTGGCGTGGCCCAGTCCGCTGCTGCCCAATCTCGACGCGCTCTTCGCCGAGCACGACGGCCGCCGCGTCTGCGTGCTGGCCAGCGGCGACCCGATGCTGTCCGGGATCGGCACCACGCTGGCGCGCCGGTTCGACGACGTCGAAGTGCTGCCCGCGTTGTCGTCACCGGCACTGGCCAGGGCCCGGCTGAAGTGGTCCGCCGAGAGCACCGAGGTGATCAGCGTGGTCGGCCGCTCGCCCCACCGGGTGAACCGCGCGCTGGCGCCGGGCGCGCGGCTGCTGGTGCTCAGCGAGGACGCCACCACCCCGGCCGTGCTGGCCGCGCAGCTCACCGAAGCCGGGTACGGGCCGAGCCGGCTGACCGTGCTGGAGGAACTCGGCGGACCGGCCGAACGGCAGTTCACCGGGGTCGCCTCGGAGTGGTCCGAGCCGCCGGGCGCGGCGTTGAACCTGGTCGCGATCGAATGCGCGACCAAGGGTGAACCGCTGCCGCGCACCGGCCTTCCCGACCACGCCTTCGAGCACGACGGCCAGCTGACCAAGCGCGACGTCCGCGCGGTCACCCTGGCCCGGCTCGGCCCGCTGCCCGGACAGCTGCTGTGGGACGTCGGCGCCGGTTCGGGCAGCGTCGCCATCGAATGGTCCCGCGCGCACCCGGACAACCGCGCGATCGCGATCGAACGCGATCCGGACCGCGCCGAGCGCATCACCCGCAACGCCGAGCGCCTCGGCGTGCCGGAACTGCGCGTGGTGGTGGGTGAGGCGCCGGGCGCTTTAGCCGGGCTCCCGGCACCCGACGCGGTTTTTGTCGGCGGCGGCGTCACCGCCGAAGTGCTCGACGCCTGCCTGCACGCGCCGAAGGTGGTCGCCAACGGCGTCACCCTGGAGACCGAGACCGTGCTGGCCGGCGCGTACGCCCGGCACGGCGGTGACCTGCTGCGGCTGGCCGTCGAACAGGCGGCGCCGCTCGGCGGATTCACCGGCTGGACCCCCGCCCGCACCGTGACCCAGTGGAGCTTCACCCGATGACCGTGCACTTCATCGGCGCCGGACCGGGCGCCGCCGACCTGATCACCGTGCGCGGGCGCGACCTGCTCGCCGCCTGCGCGGTGTGCCTGTACCCGGGCAGCCTCACCCCGCCCGACCTGCTCACGCACTGCCCGCCGGGAGCGCGCGTGGTGGACACGGCGAACCTGAGCCTCGACGAGATCATCGGCGAGCTGACCGCCGCGCACACCGCGGGGCACGACGTCGCGCGGCTGACCTCCGGTGATCCTTCGCTGTACAGCACGGTCGCCGAGCAGATGCGCCGCCTGGACGCGGCCGGTGTGCCGTACGACGTGGTGCCGGGAGTGCCCGCGTTCGCCGCCGCGGCGGCCGTGCTGAACCGCGAGCTGACCGTGCCCGAGGTGGGGCAGAGCCTGGTGATCACCCGGGTGCAGGCACGGTCGACGTCGATGCCGCCGGGTGAGGATCTGGCCACCTTCGCCGCCAGCGGCACCACGCTCGCGGTGCACCTGGCCATCACCAAGATCGACCGGGTGGCCGCCGAGCTGATCCCGCACTACGGCGAGGACTGCCCGGCGGCCGTGGTCGCGCACGCCTCGCAACCCGGCGAGAAGATCCTGCGCGGCACGCTCGCTTCGCTGCCCGCGCAGGTGCACGAGGCGGGCATCGGGCGGGCCGCGGTCATCTTCGTCGGACGTACGCTGGCGGCGGAGAAGTTCCCCGACAGCTTTCTGTACTCCGCCGCCCGCGACCGTTCCCACCAACCGGACTCGCTCTAACCGGTCAACGAACGCGTATCCCGCCAGGCGTTTGTTGTGCAGTGCACCTCGCCACCGCCGACGTGGGCCCAGAAGACGTCCTCCACCCAGTTCACCCGGATGCCGCGCAGGGCCCGTTCGGTGGCTTCCTTGAACAGGTCCCGTCCGCCGACCACCGGCCCGTGCGGGTCCGGCGCGGCGTACCGGTCCGCGGTCACCGACAGCCCGTTGGTGACCGCCGGGGCCAGCGCCGCCATCCCGGGCGCACGCTGCGACTGGTGGAACAGCACCGGCACCCGGACCAGTTCCTCAGCCCGCAATCCCGTCTCCCGCAACATGATCGCGACCTGCGAGTCGATGTGCCGGGCCGCGGTTTCGTTCTGCGCCAGGAAATCCGCGTCCCCCAGCAGTTCCTCCACGGTCGGCTGGTACTCGTGGTTCGTGCCATCGAACAACCGCGCCCCGGTGCCGTTCGCCTGGCGCAGCAGGCTTTCCGCCAACCGCGGATCGGCCACCATCAACGTCCAGCCGCGGGCGTTGTCCGCCCGCACCACGTGCAGCGTCTCGTCGACGTGGCCGACCATCAGCCACGAGGTGTCGAGCGCGACCGGCGGCTGCTGCCCCTGCGCTTCGAGCATGCGCAGGAACGCCGCGTCCGGCTTCTTGTCCCCGGTGGCCGCCGTGCCGTAGTAGATCCGCCCCTTCGGATAACCGCGGTACGGCGGCAGCGCCTCGAAGTTGCCGGTGGCGTTGCGCTGGTCGGCCCACGCGTCGATCGCCGGGCCATCGGTGAACTCCTGCACCACACCGACGTCCGGCCCACGCAGGTCGCGGAAGAGCAACCGCCCGGCCGGGCGCAGCGTCGGCCCCCCGGCCTCCCACTTGTTCGCCGATCGGACCGCCACGCGCATCGTCTGGCGCCCGTTGCCGACCACCGCCGGTTCGAACAGGTCCTGCATCCAGACGTCCTTCCACCACAGGCGGCTGCCCGCGATGAACCGCGTTTCCACCCCGGCGGTCGCGTCACGGAGCGTGCCGCTGAACCGGTCCCATTCGCCGGGGTGCCCGGGTGGCAGCCCCTCGACCGGCCACCCGGGTCCCTCCCCCGGTTTCGCGGCGAACACCGTGGTCGCGGGCATCAGGTCGTGCTGGAACAACAGCGGCGCCACCCGCATGTCCTTGACCACCGCCCGGCCCGCCGAGCGCACGGTGAGCCGCACCCGGCCGTCCCACTTCGCCGGATCGCGGACGAGGTCGCGGCCCTCCACCGCGATCCCCACCCCGGTCCGCATCTCCCGCGCCGAGAACACCTCCCCCGGTGCCAGCGCGCGGTACTGCCCGCCCCGCCGGACGAACACCCGCAGGTACTCACCCCGGTCGACCTCGACCCGCGCGGCTTCGCTCCCTCGCAGCCGCAGTTCGGTCAGGTCGTCCTCGTCGCGCCTGCCGTTGACCACCTCGTCGGCGGCGTCGTTGCACGCCGCCAGCCGCCGGTCGACCTCCAGCCCCGGCCGGTCCATGTCCCCCGGTTCGAGCACGCACCGGCTGGTGTCGTCGTCCAGGTTCGGCAGGAACACGCTCTCGCCGGTCAACCTCGGTGTGGCGGCCGCGACCCCCGGCGCGACCACTGACGCGCCCACCACCAGCGCGGTGAGCACCAACCCCCGGATCCCCACTGATCAGCCCCTTCTCTCGTTGCTTCCCCACGACCGCTTCCGAACGGTAGGAAGATCGGCGGCGAGCGGCATCGGTCGTTGGGAGGAGATCGGGGTGGAGAAGGTCCTCATCCTCGGTGGCACGGCGGAGGCGCGCGCACTGGCCGCCGCGCTGACCGAGCGCGGGGTGCCGGTGGTGTCGTCGCTGGCCGGACGGGTGGCGCGCCCGCGCCTGCCGGTCGGTGAGGTGCGCGTCGGCGGCTTCGGCGGTCCGGACGGTCTCGCCGCGTGGCTGGCGGAGCAGCGCGTCGACGCGGTGGTCGACGCGACCCATCCGTTCGCGGAACGCATCTCGGCCTCGGCGGTGGCCGCCACCCGGCTGGCCGGTGTCCGGTTGCTGCGGCTCGAACGCCCGGGGTGGCAGGCCTCACCCGGTGACGATTGGCACTGGGCCTCCTCGCTGCCCGAGGCGGCGGACCTGCTGCCCGGACTGGGCCGTCGGGTGTTCCTCACCAGCGGGCGGCAGGGCCTTCCGGCCTTCGCCCACCTCGACGACCTGTGGTTCCTCATCCGCTGCGTCGATCCGCCGGAGCCGCCGCTGCCCCGGCGGCACGAACTGCTGCTCAGCCGCGGCCCGTACCAGGTGGACGGCGAAATCGAACTGCTGCGCACGCACCGGATCGAGGTCCTCGTCACCAAGGACAGCGGCGGCGGGATGACCGCCGCCAAACTGCACGCGGCGCGGCAGCTGGGCCTGCCGGTGGTCCTGGTCCGGCGCCCCTCGCCCGCCGGCGCACCGCGCACGGTCGCCACCGTGGACGCCGTCCTCGACTGGCTACCGCGCGAGGATTAGCCGGTCGTGCCGGAGTGGCTACCGCGCGCGAACTAGGGGAATCCGGTATCCCCGCGCAAGGCCCATCCGGGCGGGCGCTAGCGTTGTCGCGATGCCGATCGCGACCCGTAGCCGTTCGGCCGAGCCTGACCAGGCGACAGATCCGGAGCGCAACGCCCCGGAAAGCAGCCGCATTCGAGTGTGGCGCCTGTTCGCCATCACCCTCGGCCTGTTGTCCGCCGCCTGTGCGCTGGCGGTCCCGTTCATGCCCGTGGTGCAGGACACCGCGCGCATCGCCTGGCCCGCCAACGGTGACACCAGCCAGGTCAACGCGCCGCTCACGGCGTACTGGGCCGAGGACCTGAGCGCCAACTTCCCGTGCGCCACCGTGCGCTCGCTCGACCAGCGCACCGACGGCCCGGCGATGCTGTTCTCCACCGTGCCCGAGGCCAGGGTGCCCGAGGGCACCGGCATGCAGTTGCAGGTGGACAACGGGCTGCTGATCGTGTCGAACCGGGCGCAGCAGCTGGCCCGCCAGCCGCTGCCGCCGGAGAACTGCGACATCGTCGTCTCCTCCACCGTGCACGCGACCACCATCACGGTGGCCGGGCAGGTGCTCTACGGCGACTCGAACGACGTGCGCCCGCGCATCGTCGGCATCTACACCGACATCACCGCCGAACAGGACCCGATCACCGGGCTGGACGTCTCGGTCACCCCGGACACCCGCTACCAGTCCTCGCCGACCGGCTGGAAGACCGCGGTCAGCGCGCTCTGCGTGCTCTCCCTGATCGGCTGCCTGATCGCGGTGAACCGGCTCGACTCGCGGGTCGCGCGGCGCGCGCCGAAGTGGGCGCCGGTCGGCTGGTGGCGGCTGACCGGCCGCGACACCACGGTGTTCGTCGCGCTCGGCGTGTGGGTCTTCATCGGCCCGGTGACCTCGGACGACGGCTACATCCTGACCATGTCCAGAGTCACCGAGGACGCCGGTTTCCTGACGAACTACCACCGGTGGTTCGGCGTGGCGGAGGCGCCGTTCGGCTGGTTCTACCACGTCTACGAGCTGATGTCGCACGT
The genomic region above belongs to Amycolatopsis sp. YIM 10 and contains:
- a CDS encoding protein-arginine deiminase domain-containing protein codes for the protein MGIRGLVLTALVVGASVVAPGVAAATPRLTGESVFLPNLDDDTSRCVLEPGDMDRPGLEVDRRLAACNDAADEVVNGRRDEDDLTELRLRGSEAARVEVDRGEYLRVFVRRGGQYRALAPGEVFSAREMRTGVGIAVEGRDLVRDPAKWDGRVRLTVRSAGRAVVKDMRVAPLLFQHDLMPATTVFAAKPGEGPGWPVEGLPPGHPGEWDRFSGTLRDATAGVETRFIAGSRLWWKDVWMQDLFEPAVVGNGRQTMRVAVRSANKWEAGGPTLRPAGRLLFRDLRGPDVGVVQEFTDGPAIDAWADQRNATGNFEALPPYRGYPKGRIYYGTAATGDKKPDAAFLRMLEAQGQQPPVALDTSWLMVGHVDETLHVVRADNARGWTLMVADPRLAESLLRQANGTGARLFDGTNHEYQPTVEELLGDADFLAQNETAARHIDSQVAIMLRETGLRAEELVRVPVLFHQSQRAPGMAALAPAVTNGLSVTADRYAAPDPHGPVVGGRDLFKEATERALRGIRVNWVEDVFWAHVGGGEVHCTTNAWRDTRSLTG
- a CDS encoding cobalt-precorrin-6A reductase encodes the protein MEKVLILGGTAEARALAAALTERGVPVVSSLAGRVARPRLPVGEVRVGGFGGPDGLAAWLAEQRVDAVVDATHPFAERISASAVAATRLAGVRLLRLERPGWQASPGDDWHWASSLPEAADLLPGLGRRVFLTSGRQGLPAFAHLDDLWFLIRCVDPPEPPLPRRHELLLSRGPYQVDGEIELLRTHRIEVLVTKDSGGGMTAAKLHAARQLGLPVVLVRRPSPAGAPRTVATVDAVLDWLPRED